A section of the Haliaeetus albicilla chromosome 6, bHalAlb1.1, whole genome shotgun sequence genome encodes:
- the LOC104323407 gene encoding LOW QUALITY PROTEIN: endogenous retrovirus group K member 18 Pol protein (The sequence of the model RefSeq protein was modified relative to this genomic sequence to represent the inferred CDS: substituted 3 bases at 3 genomic stop codons), whose translation MSEEYPCHQSLYGKLQTEHGKGPRAETNKPSSGNKGFLQQQHPATRGSIKINVKTTIDVTLTDSNVQKIPSNARGPLFHRISAIGGLLLGRSSAGIKGLIVLPGVIDTDYMGQIYIMAYTICPPLFIPKGSRIAQIVAFISLLGYPPRTDVHRGNRSFGSTGPAICFTTKMDQRPTMTVILSQHGMTKQILAMLDTGTDVTIISRAVWPVSWSVELPTSSITGVGGQSTPYISKQPIQIQFPEVLGTGEQSPNPPLTWTSNEPVWVDQWPMTEERVRITEQLIAEQLAAGHIKPSVSLWNTPIFVIPKKNRKWRLLHDLRKVNTQMQTMGALQPGMPSPSMLPQGXHILIIDLKDWFFTIPLHPQDTQRFAFSIPSINKAAPADRXEWVVLPQGMKNSPTLCQLYVAWTLKPLREQWPNTIIYHYMDDILCCQQELFTEESLQHLTNTLTKKGLVIAPEKIQRTAPWKYLGWPITNCKIRPQKPELMTHLHMLTNVQTLLGDIQWVHNCVGISNTDIEPLTKLLRGNQPADTMNLTEEQQLALQNITQKLQSTWSSRRIFNLPVSLIICNGKSSPYAVICQWQNKKGESDSPLSSVEDEDATDKCEGFKILEWVFLGVQPKTSIQTRTGAIGELIRKGRSQIIEISGEEPGDISLPINIQDLEWWLCNDVAIQEALLSYGGKIHLQQPKGKLWQVLKRNQWLEKPKVQNEPLRKGVTVYTDAGKRLRRAACIWEEKDSLYVAGIVPRLEDALLKETANPRLGNLFIQLRSILSQQTAACCVIHIRSHQLDIGLGKGNQLADSLVSPVYHVPPIDKFQQARQNHENFRQNAKGLKRQFNLTENETRSIVQACPKCGNHGPGIGLRVNPKGLKALELWQMDVTHIPEFGRLKYVQVTIDTFSKMIWATALPGEKAPHVCKHLLACFAILGVPECIKTDNGPAYISQKVRAFLQRWGVNHVTGIPHSPTGQGLVKRTHQVLKDYLNKQKGVETDVQQRLQRVLFTLNFLCLMGDXEEPPVVIHHQNLKFNSTTTLPQLKVMYKDPVSGVWLGPVPVIFNSRGYMCVSTGHGPVWVPSRAVKPALTLQDPPDNQDAQDPDPRDIDPSSNDPLQD comes from the exons ATGTCAGAAGAGTACCCATGCCACCAAAGCCTGTATGGGAAACTACAAACTGAGCATGGGAAGGGACCGCGTGCAGAAACAAATAAACCCTCATCAGGAAACAAAGGTTTTTTACAACAACAACACCCAGCAACCCGAGGGAGCATAAAAATCAACGTAAAGACCACAATAGATGTTACTCTCACCGACTCCAATGTCCAAAAAATTCCCAGCAATGCAAGAGGACCATTATTCCATCGAATCAGTGCTATCGGAGGATTGTTGCTAGGCCGCTCATCAGCGGGAATCAAAGGATTAATTGTGTTACCTGGAGTCATAGATACAGATTATATGGGTCAAATCTATATCATGGCCTATACCATTTGCCCACCTTTGTTTATTCCAAAAGGCAGTAGAATTGCACAAATAGTAGCCTTTATTAGCCTACTAGGTTATCCACCAAGAACAGATGTTCATCGTGGTAATCGTAGCTTTGGATCCACAGGGCCTGCTATTTGTTTTACTACAAAAATGGACCAACGCCCTACAATGACTGTAATCCTTTCACAACATGGCATGACCAAACAAATCCTAGCCATGTTAGACACCGGAACTGATGTCACAATTATAAGTCGAGCTGTCTGGCCTGTGAGTTGGTCAGTAGAACTGCCAACATCATCTATTACAGGTGTTGGAGGACAATCTACACCTTATATTAGTAAACAGCCAATTCAAATACAATTTCCAGAAG TCTTGGGCACTGGAGAGCAGTCGCCCAACCCACCATTGACTTGGACTTCCAATGAACCTGTGTGGGTTGACCAGTGGCCCATGACTGAAGAGCGAGTGCGAATTACAGAACAACTGATTGCTGAACAACTTGCAGCTGGACACATAAAACCTTCTGTTAGCCTGTGGAACACACCTATCTTTGTAATCcctaagaaaaacagaaaatggcgACTTTTACATGATTTACGAAAAGTTAATACACAAATGCAAACTATGGGCGCCCTACAACCTGGAATGCCATCACCAAGTATGTTACCACAGGGATGACACATATTAATTATAGATTTAAAAGACTGGTTTTTTACCATTCCTTTACATCCTCAAGACACACAACGATTTGCTTTTTCCATACCGTCCATAAACAAAGCTGCACCAGCAGACCGTTAAGAATGGGTTGTCTTACCccaaggaatgaaaaattcaCCTACACTGTGTCAACTTTATGTAGCATGGACGCTAAAACCACTTCGAGAACAATGGCCAAACACAataatttatcattatatggatgacatccTTTGTTGTCAACAAGAACTTTTTACAGAAGAATCTTTACAACATTTGACCAACACACTTACAAAAAAAGGACTTGTCATCGCACCAGAAAAGATACAGCGCACAGCCCCATGGAAATATCTCGGATGGCCTATCACAAATTGCAAAATTCGACCACAAAAACCAGAACTTATGACTCACTTACACATGCTAACAAATGTGCAGACACTACTTGGAGATATTCAATGGGTGCACAACTGTGTCGGCATTTCTAATACTGACATAGAGCCCCTAACAAAACTCTTAAGAGGCAATCAACCGGCAGACACCATGAATTTAACAGAAGAACAACAACTAGCTTTACAGAACATTACACAGAAACTACAATCTACCTGGTCGTCACGACGCATTTTCAACTTACCAGTGTCTTTAATAATATGTAATGGCAAAAGTTCACCGTATGCAGTCATTTGTCAGTGGCAAAACAAGAAAGGGGAATCTGATTCTCCTCTCTCTTCAGTTGAGGATGAGGATGCCACTGACAAATGTGAAGGGTTTAAGATTTTAGAATGGGTCTTTTTAGGTGTACAGCCAAAGACGAGTATTCAAACACGAACGGGAGCAATAGGAGAATTAATACGAAAGGGAAGATCACAAATTATAGAAATCAGTGGCGAAGAGCCAGGGGATATTAGCCTACCTATAAATATTCAAGACTTAGAATGGTGGCTATGCAATGACGTTGCCATTCAAGAGGCTCTGTTAAGTTATGGTGGGAAGATACATTTGCAACAGCCAAAGGGAAAATTATGGCAAGTcctaaaaagaaatcagtggTTAGAAAAACCCAAGGTACAAAATGAACCGCTGCGGAAAGGTGTCACTGTGTATACAGATGCAGGAAAACGCCTACGGCGTGCAGCCTGtatttgggaagaaaagg ATTCTTTGTATGTAGCTGGAATAGTCCCACGTTTGGAAGATGCCCTGCTTAAAGAAACAGCTAATCCTAGGCTGGGGAACCTGTTTATTCAACTGCGATCTATACTTAGCCAACAAACAGCCGCTTGTTGTGTTATCCATATTCGTAGCCATCAGTTAGATATTGGGCTAGGCAAAGGTAACCAGCTTGCTGACAGTTTAGTCAGTCCAGTATACCATGTACCACCTATAGATAAATTTCAACAAGCTAGACAAAATCATGAAAATTTCCGTCAAAATGCAAAAGGCCTAAAGAGACAATTCAATTTAACAGAGAATGAGACTCGAAGCATTGTCCAAGCCTGTCCAAAATGTGGAAACCATGGCCCGGGTATAGGGCTAAGAGTGAACCCAAAAGGACTAAAAGCATTGGAGTTATGGCAAATGGATGTTACACACATCCCGGAATTTGGTCGCTTGAAATATGTACAAGTGACCATTGATACCTTCTCAAAGATGATCTGGGCAACTGCATTGCCTGGAGAGAAAGCACCTCACGTATGTAAacatttgcttgcttgctttgctATATTAGGAGTGCCAGAATGTATTAAAACTGATAATGGACCTGCTTATATTAGTCAAAAGGTCAGAGCATTTTTGCAAAGATGGGGAGTCAATCATGTAACTGGAATCCCACACTCACCTACGGGACAAGGATTAGTGAAGCGCACTCATCAAGTATTGAAAGATTACCTAAATAAGCAGAAAGGAGTAGAAACAGATGTCCAACAAAGATTACAGCGAGTTCTTTTTACGTTGAACTTTCTTTGCCTTATGGGTGACTGAGAAGAACCGCCGGTGGTGATTCACCatcaaaatttgaaatttaataGTACAACAACACTCCCACAACTTAAAGTGATGTATAAAGATCCGGTTTCTGGAGTCTGGTTAGGACCTGTTCCTGTTATATTTAACAGTCGAGGTTATATGTGTGTCTCCACAGGTCACGGCCCGGTGTGGGTGCCTAGTCGAGCCGTAAAACCTGCTCTGACTCTTCAGGATCCGCCTGACAACCAAGATGCTCAAGATCCTGATCCTAGGGACATTGATCCCAGCAGTAATGACCCTCTACAAGATTGA